One genomic window of Haloferax mediterranei ATCC 33500 includes the following:
- a CDS encoding helix-turn-helix domain-containing protein produces MSERMAGKGTRLTLDLWHPNCWAIEATSEYDGGILAHAIYDAPTAGVERSNGLFTAYGESVDEVELLLDVIADSELTGDVLELQERFDSRGKNVAPGPVAREFFLEYDPSDMICPQLLKQGFVHGAPTQIENGRERWEVWFAGARDEIQDRIQAVMDDTGAEIRVASISSAEGAEPERGRRLDTLTRSQRQAFELAREEGYYRWPREVSTRELAAELDISKTTLLEHLRKAESKLLDPQ; encoded by the coding sequence ATGAGCGAGCGCATGGCAGGGAAAGGCACGCGCCTGACGCTCGACCTGTGGCATCCGAACTGCTGGGCAATCGAAGCGACGAGCGAATACGACGGCGGTATCCTCGCACACGCGATTTACGACGCTCCGACCGCAGGCGTCGAGCGGTCGAACGGGTTGTTCACCGCATACGGGGAATCGGTCGACGAAGTAGAGTTACTCCTCGACGTTATCGCCGACTCGGAACTCACAGGCGACGTCTTAGAGCTCCAAGAACGATTCGACTCCCGTGGGAAAAACGTCGCGCCCGGGCCGGTCGCACGCGAGTTCTTCTTGGAGTACGACCCGAGCGACATGATTTGTCCACAACTGCTCAAACAAGGGTTCGTCCACGGCGCACCCACACAGATCGAAAACGGGCGAGAGCGGTGGGAGGTCTGGTTCGCGGGCGCGCGAGACGAGATACAAGACCGAATCCAAGCAGTCATGGACGACACCGGCGCGGAGATTCGCGTCGCCTCCATCTCCTCGGCCGAAGGTGCCGAACCGGAACGCGGGCGACGACTCGACACGCTCACCCGGAGTCAGCGACAGGCGTTCGAACTCGCACGCGAAGAGGGATACTACCGCTGGCCGCGTGAGGTTTCGACCCGGGAACTCGCCGCCGAGTTGGACATCTCGAAGACGACGCTTCTGGAACACTTACGGAAGGCGGAATCGAAGTTGCTAGACCCGCAGTGA